CATCAGATCAAGCCTGGAGCGGGTTGGCAGGAACTCGAAGCAAGCGGCCGCTTCCTCCGAACGCCCATCGCGAATGAGCCGTTGCTGCAGGATCGTGCGCAAACGGTGCAGATAGAGTACGTCTGAAGCGGCATATTCAAGCTGCGCCTGCGACAGATCGGGCGCCCCCCAATCCGATGATTGCTGCTGCTTGGAGAGATTGACTTCCAAAAGCTCGCTGCAGATATCCTTCAGACCATGGCGGTCGGTGTATGTACGCACCAGACGCGAGGCGATCTTCGTGCAGAACACCGGCCTCGGCATGACCCCGA
This is a stretch of genomic DNA from Phyllobacterium zundukense. It encodes these proteins:
- a CDS encoding ribonuclease D; translated protein: MTIRFHRNDLPDLTNYQVDAVAIDTETLGLNPHRDRLCVVQISPGNGSADVIQIDKGQTAAPNLVKLLGDDAITKIFHFGRFDLAVLFHAFGVMPRPVFCTKIASRLVRTYTDRHGLKDICSELLEVNLSKQQQSSDWGAPDLSQAQLEYAASDVLYLHRLRTILQQRLIRDGRSEEAAACFEFLPTRSRLDLMGWDEQDIFAHS